The following coding sequences lie in one Desulfosalsimonas propionicica genomic window:
- a CDS encoding tyrosine-type recombinase/integrase, with protein sequence MKNGCKTKGGNMAKIAKRRNRYVLDYYDNGGKRVRESLPQGTTLKKAKDKLREIEDQLSKGNYIPDKKMPLFKEVAKDWVEYKKPNLRQSTWSTYDGITRNHFDAFNDLKISRITTAMIEKFIRDRLGAGMNILTLRKILLPLGQIMAYAVRHGYISYNPVRDAERPRGQGNEQEKKIRVLTPAEIQKLLDAVTDQKYKTLFQLAIMSGARQGELLGLKWSDVDWTNNQIHIQRTFNNQLWYDVKTRTSNRRVDLGPQTMADLKRWKLACKPGKLNLIFPNQAGGAINHNNMIYRYFSPALKKAGIGKIRFHDLRHTKVSLMIEQGENIKYIQSQMGHSSPTVTLNVYAHLMKPVNQESARRFEKVILG encoded by the coding sequence GAAAACGGGTGCGGGAATCCTTGCCCCAAGGCACAACGCTGAAAAAGGCAAAGGATAAGTTGCGGGAAATTGAGGACCAGCTATCCAAGGGAAACTACATCCCGGACAAGAAAATGCCCTTATTCAAAGAGGTGGCAAAAGACTGGGTCGAGTATAAAAAGCCGAATTTGCGGCAGTCCACTTGGTCAACCTATGACGGGATCACCCGGAATCATTTTGACGCCTTCAATGATTTGAAAATCAGCAGGATCACCACGGCCATGATTGAAAAGTTTATCCGGGACCGGCTGGGCGCGGGGATGAATATTTTGACACTTCGGAAAATCCTGCTTCCGCTTGGTCAGATCATGGCTTATGCAGTCCGGCATGGGTATATCAGCTATAATCCTGTACGGGATGCTGAACGACCAAGGGGCCAGGGTAATGAGCAGGAAAAGAAAATCCGGGTTTTAACCCCGGCTGAGATTCAAAAATTGCTTGATGCTGTGACGGACCAGAAATACAAGACCCTTTTTCAACTGGCGATCATGAGCGGGGCAAGGCAAGGCGAACTGCTTGGGTTGAAGTGGTCAGACGTGGATTGGACAAACAATCAGATTCATATCCAGAGGACTTTCAATAATCAGCTATGGTATGATGTCAAAACCCGCACATCAAACCGGCGGGTTGACTTGGGGCCGCAAACGATGGCAGACCTTAAACGCTGGAAACTGGCCTGCAAGCCAGGCAAGTTGAATCTGATATTCCCGAATCAAGCAGGGGGGGCGATAAACCACAACAACATGATATATCGGTATTTTTCCCCAGCATTGAAAAAGGCGGGGATCGGCAAGATTCGGTTTCATGATTTGCGGCATACCAAAGTGAGTCTGATGATCGAGCAGGGCGAAAATATCAAATATATTCAATCACAGATGGGGCACAGCAGCCCTACCGTGACTTTAAATGTGTATGCGCACCTGATGAAGCCAGTTAATCAGGAGTCGGCAAGGCGGTTTGAAAAAGTTATTCTGGGATAA